Within the Microbacterium terricola genome, the region GCGGCCGCTCGAGCTCGACAACGTCGTGCCGAAGGCCCAGCTCGACGACGAGGTGCGCCGCCTGCTCGATCGCGTCCGCCTCGACGCCGACACCGTGATCGACCGTCGCCCGCACGAGCTGTCGGGCGGCCAGCGGCAGCGCGTCGCCATCGCCCGCGCCCTCGCCTCGCGCCCGAAGATCCTCGTCGCCGATGAGCCCGTGTCGATGCTCGACGTGTCGATCCGGCTCGGCGTGCTCAACCTGCTCGCCGACCTGCAGCGCGAGAAGGGCCTGGGTGTGCTCTACATCACCCATGACCTCGCGACCGCGCGGCACTTCAGCGACGAGATCATCGTGCTCAACCAGGGACGCATCGTCGAGCGCGGGCCGGCCGACGACGTGATCCTGCGACCCCAGAACCCGTACACCCAAGAGTTGCGCGCGGCATCCCCGGATCCGGACACCTTCTTCGCCCACGCAACCGGCGACCTCGGAGGTGCGAAATGAGCGCCGTCGCTCCCCAGCTCCCAGACCAGCCCTTCGACGCGATCGCGTCGGGGACGACAGCGACCCGCGCCGTCAAGGCCCACTCCCGCATCCCCTGGCGGTTCCTCGGCGGCCGTGCCGCGTTCTACCTCTTCACGCTGTGGGCCGCGATCACGATCAACTTCCTCCTCCCCCGCCTGATGAAGGGTGACGCGGTCACGAACTATCTGGCCCGCAACCGCAACATCTCGCCCGAGGCCGCCGAAGCGCTGCGGGCCCTCCTCGGGCTCGACACCGACAAGTCCATCTGGCAGCAGTACGTCGACTACTGGGGCCACCTGCTGCAGGGCGACCTCGGCATCTCGCTGCTGAACGGCATGCGCCCGGTGACCGAGGTCGTCGGACAGTCCCTGATCTGGACGGTCGGCCTCGTGGGCTTCGCGACGCTCATCGCCTTCGCCGTCGGCACCATCGGCGGCGCGATCGTCGGCTGGCGCCGCGGGAGCCGCCTGGACGCGCTGATCCCGATCACGACGTTCTTCAGCACCATCCCGTACTTCTGGCTGGGCCTGCTCGCCATCTCGGTGTTCGCGGTCATGCTCGGGTGGTTCCCCATCGGCAAGGCCTACGGCGTCGGCATGGCGCCCGAGTGGTCGTGGGAGTTCATCGGCGACGTCATCCACCACGGCGTCCTGCCTGCGGGGACGATCATCATCGCCTCGCTCGGCGGATGGA harbors:
- a CDS encoding ABC transporter ATP-binding protein: MTVLEFDAVTKSYSVRGAGQIKALDDVSFALHSGQTIGLVGQSGSGKSTIAKILTQLERPTSGEVRFDGQPIPQRGKGLRAYRQQLRMVFQDPFASLNPYHSIRYAIQRPLELDNVVPKAQLDDEVRRLLDRVRLDADTVIDRRPHELSGGQRQRVAIARALASRPKILVADEPVSMLDVSIRLGVLNLLADLQREKGLGVLYITHDLATARHFSDEIIVLNQGRIVERGPADDVILRPQNPYTQELRAASPDPDTFFAHATGDLGGAK
- a CDS encoding ABC transporter permease; this encodes MSAVAPQLPDQPFDAIASGTTATRAVKAHSRIPWRFLGGRAAFYLFTLWAAITINFLLPRLMKGDAVTNYLARNRNISPEAAEALRALLGLDTDKSIWQQYVDYWGHLLQGDLGISLLNGMRPVTEVVGQSLIWTVGLVGFATLIAFAVGTIGGAIVGWRRGSRLDALIPITTFFSTIPYFWLGLLAISVFAVMLGWFPIGKAYGVGMAPEWSWEFIGDVIHHGVLPAGTIIIASLGGWMLGMRNMMLTVLDEDYVTVAQAKGMPKNRVLWRYAARNAVLPQIQSFALALGFIVGGTIVMEVVFSYPGVGKLLLDATNAKDYALMQGVFLVITISVLLANLLADVAYAFLDPRTRQTEA